The following are from one region of the Prevotella communis genome:
- a CDS encoding DUF4738 domain-containing protein, with translation MIRYCIIASLLILSFVACKQQRNDVSGNETPEDLEAKAMLQGIWIESETEEVSFLAKGDTIFFPDSTSQPSYFRIVSDSFCLGENRYAITKQTEHLFCFQNQAGEEVRLEKSENKEDSLAFLDNQPEILSLNEVLKIDSVVLFGGERYHWYIAVNPTRYKVTKETYNSDGVSVDNVYYDNIIHISLYRGSVCLFSRDIKKQMFADDVPQQFLDQAVLGNIKYDHVDSRGVHFNANLCIPDVASCYLVETLIGFDGQMTKKLLEY, from the coding sequence ATGATAAGGTATTGTATCATAGCATCTCTTTTAATCCTGTCGTTTGTAGCTTGCAAGCAACAGCGTAATGACGTCTCAGGAAATGAAACGCCAGAAGACTTGGAGGCGAAAGCCATGCTGCAAGGTATCTGGATTGAAAGTGAGACGGAAGAGGTCTCGTTCCTGGCGAAGGGCGATACGATATTCTTTCCGGATTCTACGAGTCAGCCTTCTTATTTCCGTATTGTCAGTGACTCGTTCTGCCTGGGTGAAAACCGATATGCAATAACCAAACAGACGGAGCATTTGTTCTGCTTCCAGAATCAGGCTGGTGAAGAGGTCCGTTTGGAGAAGAGTGAGAACAAAGAGGATTCTTTGGCATTCTTGGATAATCAACCAGAGATATTGTCACTGAACGAAGTCCTGAAAATTGACTCCGTGGTGTTGTTTGGGGGTGAGCGATATCACTGGTATATTGCTGTAAACCCAACAAGGTATAAGGTGACCAAGGAAACCTATAATAGTGATGGCGTCAGTGTAGACAATGTCTATTACGACAACATCATTCACATTAGTCTCTATCGTGGGTCTGTATGTCTTTTCTCACGTGATATCAAGAAACAGATGTTTGCTGACGATGTTCCACAACAGTTCCTTGATCAGGCTGTTTTGGGTAATATTAAGTACGATCACGTCGATTCACGTGGCGTCCACTTCAATGCCAACCTCTGTATACCGGATGTTGCCAGTTGTTATCTGGTAGAGACACTTATCGGTTTTGATGGTCAGATGACCAAGAAACTATTGGAATATTAA
- a CDS encoding UDP-glucose dehydrogenase family protein codes for MNIAIVGTGYVGLVSGTCFAETGVNVTCVDVDAQKIERLKNGEIPIYEPGLDQLVLKNVKAGRLKFTTDLASILNEQEIVFSAVGTPPDEDGSADLKYVLQVAKTIGENLNRYLVVVTKSTVPVGTAKKVRQTIEAELKKRGVDIPFDVASNPEFLKEGNAIKDFMSPDRVVVGVESEKAKKALTKLYKPFLINNFRVIFMDIPSAEMTKYAANSMLATRISFMNDIANLCERVGADVNMVRAGIGSDTRIGRKFLYAGCGYGGSCFPKDVKALIKTADQNGYSMEVLKAVERVNEKQKSVLFDKLQKAYQGEDLKGKTIAMWGLSFKPETDDMRESTALVMIDKLLAAGCRIRVYDPIAMDECRRRIGDKVTYCRDMYDAVLDADALLLLTEWKEFRLPTWGVIKKAMHRPLVIDGRNIFDVEELDENGFEYHCIGK; via the coding sequence ATGAATATCGCAATTGTAGGAACAGGTTATGTGGGACTGGTTTCTGGTACTTGTTTTGCAGAAACAGGCGTGAATGTTACGTGTGTGGATGTTGATGCCCAGAAGATTGAACGTTTGAAAAATGGAGAAATCCCCATCTATGAACCAGGTCTGGATCAGTTGGTGCTGAAGAATGTTAAGGCTGGTCGATTGAAGTTCACAACAGACTTGGCTTCTATCCTTAATGAACAGGAAATCGTATTCTCTGCAGTTGGTACACCTCCCGATGAAGATGGTTCTGCAGATTTGAAATATGTGTTGCAGGTGGCTAAGACCATTGGTGAGAACCTGAACCGCTATCTTGTGGTGGTGACCAAGTCAACTGTTCCTGTCGGTACGGCTAAAAAGGTACGTCAGACAATTGAAGCAGAACTGAAGAAGCGTGGAGTTGATATTCCCTTTGATGTGGCTTCGAACCCGGAGTTTCTTAAAGAGGGTAATGCTATCAAGGACTTTATGAGTCCTGACCGCGTCGTGGTTGGTGTTGAAAGTGAAAAGGCAAAGAAGGCTTTAACAAAGCTCTACAAGCCATTCCTTATCAATAATTTCCGTGTTATCTTCATGGATATCCCTTCTGCCGAAATGACAAAATATGCTGCAAATTCCATGTTGGCTACACGTATCTCTTTCATGAATGATATTGCCAATCTTTGTGAACGGGTAGGAGCTGATGTGAATATGGTCCGTGCAGGTATTGGCAGCGATACGCGTATCGGAAGAAAGTTCCTTTATGCTGGATGTGGCTATGGTGGCTCTTGCTTCCCCAAAGATGTGAAAGCCCTTATTAAGACTGCAGATCAGAATGGCTATTCAATGGAAGTCCTGAAGGCTGTGGAACGCGTAAACGAAAAGCAGAAGTCTGTACTCTTTGATAAATTGCAGAAAGCTTACCAGGGGGAAGACCTTAAAGGTAAAACCATTGCGATGTGGGGCTTGTCGTTTAAGCCTGAGACTGATGATATGCGTGAGTCAACTGCATTGGTGATGATTGATAAACTCCTAGCAGCAGGTTGTCGTATCCGTGTCTATGATCCAATTGCCATGGATGAATGCCGTCGTAGAATTGGTGATAAAGTAACATATTGCAGGGATATGTATGATGCGGTTCTTGATGCGGATGCTCTTTTGTTGCTGACAGAGTGGAAGGAATTCCGTTTGCCTACATGGGGCGTTATCAAGAAGGCAATGCACAGACCTTTAGTTATTGATGGACGTAACATCTTTGATGTAGAGGAACTTGACGAGAATGGATTTGAATATCATTGCATAGGTAAATGA
- the rfbC gene encoding dTDP-4-dehydrorhamnose 3,5-epimerase translates to MNFIETEIKGVFIIEPKVFNDARGYFFEAWKQSEFEANIGHVDFIQDNESKSSYGVLRGLHYQKGEFAQAKLVRVIKGRVLDVAVDVRKSSPTFGKHVMVELSEDNKRQFFIPRGFAHGFLVLSEEAIFTYKVDNVYAPQAEAGVCWNDPVLDIKWPIDPKEVLTSEKDLQQPLLKDAVVFD, encoded by the coding sequence ATGAATTTTATTGAAACAGAAATAAAGGGTGTCTTTATAATTGAACCAAAAGTGTTTAATGATGCGCGTGGCTATTTCTTCGAAGCATGGAAACAATCAGAGTTCGAAGCCAATATCGGTCATGTGGATTTTATCCAAGATAATGAGTCTAAGTCATCCTATGGTGTGCTCCGTGGACTGCATTATCAAAAAGGTGAATTCGCACAAGCAAAATTGGTACGTGTCATCAAAGGTCGTGTGCTTGATGTGGCTGTTGATGTCCGTAAGAGTTCCCCTACATTTGGAAAGCACGTCATGGTTGAATTGAGTGAGGATAATAAGCGCCAGTTCTTCATTCCTCGTGGATTCGCCCATGGTTTCCTGGTGTTAAGTGAAGAGGCTATCTTTACCTATAAGGTTGATAATGTCTATGCACCTCAGGCTGAGGCTGGCGTCTGTTGGAACGATCCAGTGCTTGATATCAAATGGCCTATTGATCCCAAAGAGGTGTTGACAAGTGAGAAAGACTTACAACAGCCATTGCTGAAAGATGCAGTCGTGTTTGATTAA
- a CDS encoding SPOR domain-containing protein, protein MNVLERHIEILLLSNDCVIVPGLGGFMAHHVDARYDETDGTFLPPLRTLGFNPRLTMNDSLLVQSYIEAYDISYPEALRRIEAEVAEIRQHLESKREYELNDIGILRLNQEGNLEFEPCEAGILTPYLYGLSSFEMSPLVVETKVPVETPQNEDTAKVPEESAITIKMSWLRNAVAAAAAIIAFFMIGTPISNGDSAMEMQQSAFIAIPQHTIISQQQTADDIQETQTVSKEDAKDSISADADITTEETSSKSTYCIVLASQVTQKNAEIFIEKLSKEGYSEVRLVTSKSNMLRIVYGNYASETEAANSLRSLRNKSDYFEQSWVLEIKD, encoded by the coding sequence GTGAATGTACTTGAAAGACATATAGAGATTTTATTGTTGAGCAATGATTGTGTCATTGTTCCCGGTCTTGGTGGCTTTATGGCACACCATGTTGATGCCCGATATGACGAGACAGACGGCACTTTCCTGCCACCACTTCGTACGCTGGGTTTCAATCCCCGTCTTACGATGAACGACTCTCTGCTCGTTCAATCATATATTGAAGCTTACGACATCAGTTACCCCGAAGCACTCAGACGCATCGAGGCTGAGGTTGCTGAGATACGTCAGCATTTGGAATCAAAGCGTGAATACGAGCTTAACGACATTGGTATCCTTCGCCTCAACCAAGAAGGAAATTTGGAATTTGAGCCATGCGAGGCAGGCATTCTGACACCATATCTTTATGGTCTCAGTTCTTTTGAGATGTCCCCACTCGTCGTAGAGACAAAGGTTCCTGTAGAAACACCTCAGAATGAAGACACAGCAAAGGTTCCTGAAGAAAGTGCTATTACCATCAAGATGTCATGGTTGCGCAATGCTGTTGCAGCAGCAGCAGCTATTATAGCATTCTTCATGATTGGCACACCTATTTCAAACGGTGACAGCGCCATGGAGATGCAGCAAAGTGCTTTCATCGCCATCCCTCAGCACACCATTATCTCACAGCAGCAGACTGCAGACGACATACAGGAGACACAGACCGTTTCCAAAGAAGATGCCAAAGACAGCATCTCTGCTGATGCTGATATAACCACAGAAGAAACCTCTTCAAAATCCACATACTGTATTGTATTGGCAAGTCAGGTAACCCAGAAGAATGCAGAGATCTTTATTGAGAAACTCAGCAAAGAAGGCTACTCTGAAGTCCGGTTAGTGACCAGCAAGAGCAACATGCTTCGAATTGTATATGGCAATTATGCCAGCGAAACAGAAGCAGCCAACTCGTTGCGCAGTCTTCGCAATAAGAGCGATTACTTCGAACAGTCATGGGTATTGGAGATTAAAGACTAA